The Caulobacter vibrioides sequence GCCGCCTGCGCGACGCCGGGAAGCTGGCCGCCGTCGCGCGGGTGGAGACGCGGCTCTATGCCTCCCTGGCCCTGACCGGGAAGGGGCACGCGACCGACCGCGCGGTGATCCTGGGGCTGATGGGCTTCGTGCCCGCGGACCTGGATCCCGACGCCGGCGAAGCGGCCCTGCTGGCGTGTCAGGCCAGCCAGTCGCTGAAGCTGGGCGATGAGGTCGATATCGCCTTCGACGCGGCGCGAGACATCGTCTGGCTGGGCCATGAGCGCCTGCCGCAACATCCGAACGGCTTGACCTTCGCCGCCTATGACAAAGCCGGTCAGGCTCTGGCCGAGCGCACCTATTTCTCGATCGGCGGCGGCTTTGTCCGTGACGAGGCCGAGATGGGCCGCAACGTCCCGCCCGACGAAGGTCCCGCCATCCCCTTTCCGTTCGAAAGCGCCGCCGACCTGCTGGAACGCGCCGAGCAGGCGGGCCTGTCGATCGCCGAGGTCATGGCCGCCAACGAGCGCGCGCGGATGAGCCAGGGCGAGATGGACGCCGGCCTCGACCGCATCTTCGGCGCCATGGAGGCCTGTATCGATCGCGGCATGCGCCAGGAGGGCGTCCTGCCGGGCGGCCTGACCGTCAAGCGCCGCGCCCGCCAGATCCATCAGACCATCCAGGGCCGGATGGAGCGCCAGATGAGTGATCCGCTGGCGGCGATGGACTTCGTCAACCTGTGGGCCATGGCGGTCAACGAAGAGAACGCCGCCGGCGGCCGCGTCGTCACCGCCCCCACCAACGGCGCGGCGGGGCTGATCCCGGCCGTGCTGCGGTTCTTCGTCCGGTTCTACAAGGGCACGCCCGAGCAGATCCGCACGTTCCTGCTCACTGCGGCCGCGATCGGCGCGCTCTACAAGCGCAACGCCTCGATCAGCGGCGCCGAGGTCGGCTGCCAAGGCGAGGTGGGCGTGGCCTGCTCCATGGCGGCGGCGGGCCTGGCGGCCGCGCTGGGCGGGACCAACGCCCAGATCGAGAACGCCGCCGAGATCGGCATGGAGCACAATCTGGGCCTCACCTGCGACCCGATCGGCGGCCTCGTGCAGATCCCCTGCATCGAACGCAACGCCATGGGCGCCATCAAGGCCATCGACGCCGCCCGCCTGGCCCTGCTGGGCGATGGCCAGCACTCCGTGTCGCTCGACAAAGTGATCGCCACCATGAAGCGCACCGGCGAGGACATGAACGAGATCTACAAGGAGACCTCGATGGGGGGTCTGGCGGTGGGTCTGTCGGTGAACCGGGTGGAGTGTTGAGGGCGCCATAAGCGCCCCCTCCACCGCTTCGCGGTCCCCCTCCCCCGTTGCACGGGGGAGGATGAATTTCCTCCTCCCCCGCATCGCGGGGGAGGTGTCACGATGCGTCAGCATCGTGACGGAGGGGGCGCTATTGCCTCTCGACGCCCCACAAAACCTCGCCTAGTTTTCGCGGGAACATCAAGGGAACACGCGCACATGGGCAAGATCCGAACCGGCATCGGCGGCTGGACGTTCGAGCCGTGGCGCGGGACGTTCTATCCCGATGATCTCAAGCAGAAGGACGAGCTGAAATACGCCGCGTCCAAGCTGACCAGCCTCGAGATCAACGGCACCTACTATTCGACCTTCAAGCCCAACAGCTGGATGAAGTGGCGCGACGAGACGCCGGACGACTTCGTGTTCGCGGTCAAGGCCAGCCGCTTCTGCACCAACCGCCGGGTGCTGTCGGAGAACAACGACTCGCTGGAGAAATTCCTGTCCCAGGGCCTGGAAGAGCTGGGCCCCAAGCTTGGCCCCATCAACTGGCAGTTCATGGCGACCAAGAAGTTCGATCCGGCGGATTTCGAGGGATTTCTGAAATTACTGCCAAACGAGCAGAAGGGTGTGCGCCTGCGCCATGCGATGGAGGTGCGCAGCCCGACCTTCGCCTGCCAGCAGTTCTACGACCTCTGCGCCCAGTACGGCGTGGCCATCGTCTACGCCGTCGACGACGAGGCGCCCGAATGGCCGCGCATCGACCAGCCGACCGCCGACTTCACCTATGCCCGCCTGATGTGCAGCCGCGAGGACGAGCCGACGGGCATGACGTCCGAGGAGCTGGATGGGGTGGTCGCCCAGACGCGGCAGTGGGCCGAACGCGGCGACGTGTTCGCCTACTTCATCGCCGGGGCCAAGGTGCGTAACCCGGCGGCGGCGATGGCGTTGATAGGGAAGCTGGAGGGCTGACTCCCTCTCCCATAGGGAGAGGGTTGGGGTGAGGGGTTACCGCGGCCGACGGAGCGCCGGCACGCCGTCAGACTCCGTAACCCCTCACCCTCCCATTGCTTCGCGACGGGCCCCTCCCTCTCCCTATGGGAGAGGGGTTTTCCTCAAACCTTCTTCGGAAACCACGGCACGAACCCACTCGTCCGCGCGACATACTCTTCATACCCCGGCTTGCTCTTGCGCATCTTGCCTTCCGTGGTCGGCACGCCGCTCCACTTGGTCAGCAGGAAGGTCATCAACAGCGGACCCGGCAGGGCCAAGGCGCCCAGGCCCGTCTCGGCGGCGATCAGGTAGAGACCCCACCAGACGCAGGCGTCGCCGAAATAGTTGGGGTGGCGGGTATAGCGCCACAGGCCCTTGTCCATGACCTTGCCGGCGTTGTCGGGATTGGCCTTGAAGGCGGTCAGCTGAGCGTCGCCGATGGTCTCGAACAGGATGCCGACGATCGTCAGGGCCGCGCCGGCATAGGCCAGACCGCCCAGCACGCCCGACCCCTGCCCCAGCTGCACCGGCAGGGCGACGAAGTAGCTCAGCACCGCCTGCAGGCCGAACACGATGATCAGAGACGTCGTGGCGAAGTTCCAGCGCTTGGTCTTCTCATAATGGGCGAAGATCGCGACATAGCGGCGATCCGCGCCGTGCTTGCGCCAGCGCCACAACAGATAGAGCCCCAGCCGTGCCGCCCACAGGGTGCAGAGGCCCGTCAGCAGCAGGCCATGCGGGGTGTGCTGCCCCTGCAGCAGGGTGCTCCAGGCCAGCAAGGCCATGCTGGGACCCCACCAGGCGTCGATGAAGCTGACGTCCTTCGTCCGTAGACTGACGGCCCAAAGGGCGAGGAATGCGACCGCCGAGACGGCGGCGTTGACGGCGAGGATGCTCAGCAGGGACATGGAGGGCTCTGGCGGAAGACTGCGGTGGATACGGGCGAAGATCGGTACTGGATCCTCCCCCCGACGGGGGAGGTGTCGACGCGTAGCGGCGACGGAGGGGGAAGAGACAAGATCAGCAAGATCTCCCCCTCCGGCGCTTCGCGCCACCTCCCCCGCTCGGGGGAGGACTTTGATCCCTACGTCCCCACGACAAAACTCACGGTCGTGGTGGTCGATCCCCCGATGTTCAGGGTCTGGACCGTCTTGGCCCCCTCGACCTGATAGTCGCCGGCCTGGCCGGTGGTCTGTTTCCAGGCGTCCAGCACCATGCGCACGCCGGTGGCGCCGACCGGATGGCCCGTGCCGATCAGGCCGCCCGAAGGGTTGATCGGCAGCTTGCCGCCGATGGCGATGTCGCCGTTCTCGACGGCCTTCCAGCTCTCGCCGGGCGCCGTAAGGCCCAGGTGGTCGATGGCCATGTATTCGGTGGCGGTGAAGCAGTCGTGGGTCTCGACCGCGTCGAGGCCCGAGACGTCGGGCGCGATCCCGGCCCGGGCGCGGGCGTCGAGAATGGCGCGGCGCACCTGCGGGAAGATGTAGTCCTGGTCGCGGCTGGCTTCGATCTTCCGCGCATAGCTGAGCGGCGCCGAGCGATGGCCCCAGCCCTTGATGCGGGGAATGCTGGTGAGCGCGATCCCGCGCTTGTCGGCATAGGCCTGGGCGCGCTTTTCCGAGGCCAGGAAAACGACGGCCGAGCCGTCGGTGACCTGACCGCAGTCCTGTTTGCGCGTGCGGCCCTCGACGACCGGATTGGCGACCTCGTCGGCGGTGAAAGCGTCGGGCCCGAAGTTCCAGCCGCGGGTCTGGGCGTTGGGATTGCGCTTGCCGTTGGCGAAATTGACCTCGGCGATGCCCATCAGGTGTTCGTACTTCAGCCCATAGCGGCGGTCATACTCGTCGGCGAGGTCGGAGAAGGCGCGCGGCCATAGGAAGCGGGCGTCCTGGAACTCGTGTCCGACCCAGGCCGCGCTGCCCAGGTTCTCGGCCGCTTTCTGGCCAGGGACGTTGCGCATCTGCTCGACGCCGACCACGCAGGCCAGATCATAGCGCCCGGCCTCGATCTCGGCGGCCGCCGCGAGGATGGCGATGCTGCCCGAGGCGCAGGCCGCCTCGTGGCGCGCGGTCGGCAGGCCGTCGAACGCCGGATGCACCAGACCGAACATGCCGCCCAGGTGCCCCTGGCCGGCGAACAGCTCGGCGGCGAAGTTGCCGACATGGCCGGTGTCGACGTCCTCGGGATCAAGGTCCACGGCGGCCAGGCCCTCGCCCACCGCTTCGGCGAAGGCGTCGGCCAGCTCGCGGCCCTCGCGGCTCCAGTTGGCGGCGAAATCGCTCTGCCAACCGCCCAGCACATAGACCATGGCTCACCCCCGCTTGTTTTAGTTAGTTCGATTATACAAGCGACTTGTCCGGAGTCCACGCCATCAGCGAACATTGACTCGTCAGACCGAAACGGCCCACCAAGCCCGCCATGGTCCCGCCGACGGCTCCAGACACTGCCCGGACGGCGCTGGTACGCCGCAGTTCAGCCGCCCGCGCGCTGAACCTGATCGGCGATCGCTGGACCCTTCTGGTGCTCTACGCCGCCTTCATGGGCGTCACCCGCTTCGACGGCTTCGTCGAGATGACCGGCGTGGCCCGCTCTCTGCTGACCGATCGTCTCAAGCGCCTGGAGACCGGCGGCGTGCTGGAGCGACGGCTCTATCAAGAGCGCCCGCCCCGCTCTGAATACCGCCTGACGCCCATGGGCCGGGATCTCTATGACTCAGCGCTGATGCTGCTGGGCTGGGAGATGCGCTGGCGCTTTGATCCAACCTGCCCTTCGCACCAGATCGTCCACACGACCTGCGGTCAGCCGCTGAAGCCGATCCTGTGCTGCGCAGCGTGCGGCGAGGCGATGAAGGTCCGCGACATCACCCTGTCGCCCGGTCCGGGCGCGGGCCTCGAGCCCGCCCCGCGCGCCCGGCACTCGCGCCGCGCCAGCCACGACGACGTCGGCGGTCAGGCGCTGCATCCGATGCTGGAACGCGGCATCGAGGTGCTGGGCGACCGCTGGACCGCCCACGTCGTCGCCGGCGCCTTCTATGGCCTGCGCCGCTTCAAGGATTTCCAGGACGAACTGAAGGTCGCCAGCAACATCCTGACCGATCGCCTGGAGCGGTTGGTGGCGCGCCGCATGCTGGAGAAGGTCCGCTACCAGGAAAAGCCGGAACGCTGGGAGTATCGGCTCACCCAGGAAGGGCGCGACCTCTTCCCGCTGATTGCGGCGCTGATGGCCTGGGGTGATCGCTGGCTGTCAGGAAACGAGGGACCTCCGGAAATCCTGACACACCTTTGCGGCGCGCGGCTGGAGCCGGTGGTGCGATGCGGGGCATGCGATGGCGCGGTGGATACCAGCAATACCCGGCTCGAATCCTCCTCCTAGCGGGGGAGGTGTCGCCGCAGGCGACGGAGGGGGAAGTTCTGCGGCGCCTGCCGCCTCCCCTCTCCGGTCGCTATGCGACCACTTCCCCCATAGGGGGAGGATTTACAGCCAGAGTCCTTCGGCCTCTGCCCCATCCCCCCAAAACCCCGGCGCCGGCGGCGTGATCCGCCCGCGCTCGACCCGCAGGCCGCCGGGGTGATCGACCGCCAGCCACCAGGGCCCGTCCAGGTCCGCGAAATCGCTGGCTCCGCCCAGGTGCAGCGCCGGCGCGACGCCCAGAGACGAGGCCACCATGCAGCCGGTCATCACCTGGAAGCCCAGGGCGCGGGCCGCCTTCAGCATGGCCACCGCCTCGGTCAGGCCGCCGGTCTTGTCGAGCTTGAGGTTCACCGCCGCATAGCGGCCGCGCAGAGCGGCCAGGTCGCCGCCGACATGGACGCTCTCATCGGCGCAGACCGTGAACGGCGGATCCCAACCCTCCAGCGCCTGGTCCTCGCCGGCGGGGAGTGGTTGTTCGACGAGGGCGATCGGCAGGTCGGCCAGCAGAGGCTTCAGGTCGTCGAGAATGTCGAAGGTCCAGCCTTCGTTGGGGTCGACGATGAAGCGGGACTGCGGCGCCGCAGCGGCCACGGCGCGCAGGCGGGCGGCGGGGTCCTCGGCCGACAGCTTGATCTTGATCAGCGGCGCATCGGCGACCGCGCGGGCGGCGGCGCCCATGGCCTCGGGGGTGTCGAGGCTGACGGTGACGGCGGTGACGAGGTCGCTGGGGATGGCAAGGCCCGTCGCCTCTGCGACGCTAACCCCCGTGCGCCCGGCGCGCAGGTCCCAAAGCGCTAGGTCGAGCGCATTGCGGGCCGCGCCCGGCGGCAAGGCGGCGCAGGCGGCTTCGACGTCCTCGGCCGCGAGCGCCGGCGCCAGCTGGGCCAGCACGCTCTCCACGGTCTCGCCGTAGCGGGCGTAGGGCACGCTCTCGCCGCGCCCGACATGGCCATCGACCCGCGCGACCACCTCGACCACCTCGGCGGCGGTCTTCACCCCGCGCGAGATGCGGAACGGGGCCTTCAGCGGATGCGAGACCGGGCGGACGGAAGCGGCGATCGACATGATCGCAGGGATGGCGCCGTTCGCCCGCGTCTACCAGCCCCAGTGGCGCGGGATCGGCGAGTCGGCGCGGCGCTCGGCCATCACCTTCAAGGCCAGCGGACGATCAACGACGAACAGGACCAGCCAGACCAGCAGCACGCCGGCGTAATGGACGGCGCCCCACACACCGCCTGGGCGGCCCGGACGCACGAAACGGACGGACCGGCGCGGCGCGGCGAACGGCTGGGTCATGGCGAAGTCGGTCATGTCGTCGTCCCTCATCTGATGCAGACGACCTTGGCTGGGCCATGCGCCAGAAACGGACGTATTGAACTTGCCGCGCTATGCCCGCATTTCAGCGATGTCGATTGAAGAGGACTCCATGGCCAAGACCGTCAGCATCAACATTCCCCACCAGCTGGGCGCGGCCGAGGCCAAACGGCGCCTGGAAGAGGGCCTGTCGCAACTGGCCGGCCAAATCCCCGGCGGCGACGCCTCGCGCTTTTCCCAGAGCTGGGCGGGCGATGTGCTGAACTTCTCGGCCGTGGCCATGGGCCAAACGATCACCGGCGTGGTGCAGGTGCTGGACGACCATGCGCGCCTGGACCTCTCCCTGCCCGGCCTGCTGGGCATGGCCGCCGGCAAGATCAAGGACGAGCTGAGCTGGCGCGGGCAACTCCTGCTGAAGTAACCGCTCTAAAGCCGCCGCGAGTCGAAGTCGTGGCGGCCCAGGCTCTCGAAGCGGCCTTCCTCGGCCTTGTTGATGTACTGCGCGGCGACCAGCCAGCTCTTCACCGGGCGCAGGGTCGCCAGGCACCCCAGCAGGAAGGCCGGGAACACCGTGACCAGATGCACCCACATGGGCGGGCGATGGACAACCTCGACCCAGGCGAAGACGGCGGTGACCAGGATGCCCACACCGCTCATGACAAAGAAGGCCGGGCCGTCGGCTGGATCGGCGAAGCCGTAGTCCAGGCCGCAGCGGTCGCAGGCGGGCGCCAGCTTCAGGAAGCCCCGGAACAGCTGGCCCTCGCCGCAGCGCGGGCAGCAGCACTTCAGGCCGGCCCGGATCGGGGTGGGAGCGTTGGGATAGCTGGCGTCGGCCATGAAAAGCCCTTCCTACAATCGCGCGATTGATCCATACACTTCACATCTAATGTATGGATATGCCGTCATGCCCGCAACTAAGGGATCGCCGAATCCGGCCGCCGCTTGGCTGCGGCGCGTGGAGGCGTTCGATGGCCCGGCCTATCGCCGGATCGCCCTGGCGCTGGAGGCGGCGGTGGCCGAGGGCGAGCTGCAGGCCGGCGACCAGATCCCCGCCCAGCGCGAGATCGCCCGGTTGGTGGGCGTTGACTTCACCACGGTGACCCGCGCCTACGGCCTGGCCCGCGAGCGCGGCCTGGTCGAGGGGACGACCGGGCGCGGCACATTCATCCGCTCACGGACGGATGACGATGAGACGGGTCTCGTCGACCTTTCGATGAACCTGCCGCCGCAGCCCGAGGGCTTGAGTCTGGCGGGCCTCTTGCGGGAGACGACCGGCGCGATCCTGGCGCGCACCGACCCAGCGACCTTGATGGCCTATCATCCCGGCGCGGGCTCGCTGGCCCAGCGGACGGCAGGCGCGGCGTGGCTGGCGCCGACCCTGGGCGCGGTCGATCCGGCGCGTGTGGTGGTCACGGGCGGCGCGCAGACCGCCCTGACCGCCCTGATCGATCACCTGACGAGGCCGGGCGATACGATCCTGGTCGAGGCCTTGGCCTATCCGGGCCTGCTGGCGACAGCGCGGCGGCGAGGACTGACCCTCATCTCCTGCCACATGGACGAAGAGGGCCTGGAGCCGGAAGCGTTGGCGCGTCTGCTGACCACGCAGGGTCCGCGCCTGATCTGCTGCACCCCGACCTTCCAGAACCCTACGGCCGCCACCATGGGCCCGGCCCGCCGCGCCGCGATTGTCGAACAGGCGCGCGCCGCTGGCGTCCCCATTGTCGAGGACGACGCCTACGGCCTCTTGCCCGCCGCGCCCCTGCCCGCTTTGGCGGCGCTGTGGCCCGAGGGGGTGTTCCATGTGGCGACCACCGCCAAGACGCTCTCGCCAGGCCTCCGGCTGGCCTATGTGGTGACGCCGCCGGGGCGGGCCGAGGGCGTGGCGGCGACGCTGCACGCCATCGCCCAGATGCCCGCACCGTTGATGGCGGCCGTCGTCACCGCCTGGATCCGCGAGGGCGTGGCGGCCAAGCTGCTGGCGGGGGTGCGCGTCGAGGCCGCGGCGCGCCGGACGCTGGCGGCGGAGCTTCTGCCAAGTGCGGTCGGCGGCGCCGAAAGCCTGCACGTCTGGCTGCCAGGCGCGGTGGCGACCCCGACAGCGCGCGAGCGCGGCCTGGCCCTGGTCGGGGCCGAGACCTTCAGGGCGCCCGGCGCCGTCGGCGAGGGCCTGCGGATCTCGCTGGGCGCGGCGGGCAAGCGAACCGCGCTGGCGCGAGGGCTCCGTGAGCTGGCCGCGCTGAGCCGTTCTTAAAAGCCGTCGTCGTCCTCGGCCTCGGCCCCGTCCGCCTCGCCGCCCATGGCGTTCTCGAGGCTGTCGATGATGTCGTCCATCTGGTCGGGCGTGATCGAGACGTAGAGCGACTCGCCGCCGATGGCCGAGACCAGCAGGCGATAGCCGTCCTCGGTCTCCTGCAGGCTGAACGATTGAAGCGGCAGGAGCTTGGCCATGGGGGATCCTTCCCGAAAGAGCGAGGCGCTCATCTAGGGAAACACAGGCCTTACTTCAACGCGCCTTTGCGCAGCATCGCCACGTGGGTGGCGATCAGTTGCTCGCGATCCACCCAGGGAAACTCCGGGCGCGCGATCAGCAGCGACACCAGGCCGTGCAGGCCCGCCCAGAGCGACTGGGCGGCGGCTTCGGGGTCGTCGGAGACGGTCTCGCCGCGCGCGTGGAACTCCACCACCATCTGGGCGAAGACCGCGAAGACCTCCTTGCCGGCGATCATCGGACGCCCGCCGGTCTTCTCCAGGAACGAACCGTCGACGCTCTTTTCCAGCATGAAGGCCACGCGATAGGCGTCGGGGTGATCCAGGCCAAAGTCGATATAGACCCGCAGACAACGCTCGAAATTCTCGGCGGTGGGCGTGTAGTCGACGCGCGCCTCTTCCATGCGCTCACCCAGGATGGCGAAGGCCCGCACGCAGAGCTCGGCGGCGATGTCGTCCTTGGTGGCGAAATAGGCGTAGAGCGCGGGTTGCGAGATTCCCGCGATCTCGGCGATCTGCCGGGTCGAGACCGCCTGCACGCCCTTCTGGCTGAACAGGGTCAGGGCGGCGTCGAGGATTTCCTCGCGACGCTCACCCCCATGGCCCTTGGGCTTTCGGGGCGAACGGGTCTTGGGTGACTTCATTGAAAAGTCCTAGGCTTCGTCACGCCAGCTTGACAATACGCTGTTATCAATCACTGATAACTTATCGCTGATTAATTTGGAACAGCTTATGTGGCGGACCCCGCTCCCTCCCCTGGCGGCCCTCCTCCTGGCGGCGACGTTGAGCGCCTGTGGCGGCAAGACCGAACCCGATGCGCCGGCCCCGCCGACGCCGGTCGAGGCCGCTCGCGTCGCCGCCCCTGACGCCGCCGGCTCGGTGACCGGCGCGGGCGCGCTGGAACGCCGCCGCGAGATGGCGCTGTCGTTCCGGATTCCCGGCGTATTGACCACGATGAAGGTCGAGGCTGGCGACAGCGTCCGGGCGGGACAGCTGATCGCCGCCATCGACCCCGCCGGCGTCGACGCGCGCCAGCAGCAGACCCAGGCCGACCTTGAGCGCGTGCGCCGCGACCTCGAACGCGACAAGGTGCTGTTCGAAAAGGGCTATGTCAGCCGCCAGCGTATCGATGACCGGACAAGCACGCTGAAGTCGGCCCAGGCCGCCTATGACGCCGCCCGCTTCGACAGACGCTGGGCCAATCTGGTTTCGCCGGTCTCCGGCGTCGTGCTGGAGCGCCGCGCCCAGGCGGGCGAGGTGGTTGGCGCGGGCCAGATGGTGGCGCGGGTCGCCGACCTGACCAGCCCGCTCGTCCTGCGCCTGCCGCTGGCCGCGCGCGATGCGGCCCGCATCCGGGTCGGCGATCCCGCCACGGTCAAGGTCGATGAGATCGGCGAGACCGCCCTGAACGGACGCGTGACCCGGGTCGGCGAAGCGGCCGACACCCGCACGGGCGCGATCCTGGTCGAGATCGAGCTTTCCGCGCCACCCTCGACCTTGCGCAGCGGTCAGGTCGCCCACGCTACGCTCAATGTCCGCGCCGCCCCCGGCGTCACCACCACCTACGCCCGCATCCCCGCCGAAGCGGTGCTGGAGGCCAATGGCCAGCGCGCCTTCGTCTTCCGCGTCGACGGCGGCAAGGCGCGGCGCACAGCCGTCGGCTTTGGCGGCTTCGACGGCGACCACGCCCTGGTCTCGGGTCTGCCGAACGGCGCTCAGGTCATCACCGCCGGCGCGGGCTTCGTCTCAGACGGCGAGGCGGTGGCCGTGGTCGATCCCACCCAGCTGGGACGCTAGGCCGTGAAGTTCGACCTCTCGACCTTCGCGGTCCGCCGCTGGCAGTTCACGCTGGTGGCCTTTGGCCTGCTGGTGATGCTGGGCTTCAACGCCTTCACCAGCATTCCGCGCTCGGAAGATCCGCACTTCCCGATCCCGATCGTCATCGTCCGCGCGGTGCTGCCCGGCGCCGAGCCCTCGGAGATGGAGCAACTGGTCGTCGATCCGATCGAGGACGCGGTCGATGGTCTCGACAACATCGAAAAGGTCGAGTCGGTCAGCCTGGACGGCGCGGCCGTCGTCTCGGTGCACTTCACCTGGGACGTCGATCCTGAGCGCAAATACGACCAGGTCGTGCGCGAGGTGAACGCGATCCGGGGCAATCTGCCTGCGGGTCTGGCCCGCCTCGACATCCAGCGCGCCCGCACCACCGAGGTGTCGGTCGTGCAGGTGGCCTTGACCAGCGAGACCCTGCCGATGCGGCGCCTGGAAAAGGTCGCCGACCGTCTACGCGAACGGCTGGACCGCGTGCCCGGCGTGCGCGAGGCCCAATACTGGGGCGCGCCGCCGTCGGACGTGCAGGTCACGCTGGATTTGGCCCGGCTGTCGGCCCTGAAACTGCCCGCCACCGCCGTGACCGACGCCCTGCGCGCGGCCGGCGCGGAAGCGCCGATTGGCGCGGTTCAAGCCGGAGAGCGGCGCTTCAACGTCAAGTCCGGCGGCGCTTTCCGCGACCTGAAGACCATTGGCGACACGCCGGTGCGCTCGATCGGCGGCAAGGTGGTGCGCGTCTCCGACGTGGCCACCATCGGCTGGGCTCAGCAGGAGCCGACCCATGTCACCCGTTTCAACGGCAAGCGGGCCGTCTTCGTCACCGTCAAGCAGAAGGACGGCCAGGACGTCGCCAAGATCACCCAGGAGGTGCGCAAGGTCCTCGACGAGTACGAGCGCGCCCTGCCCGCCGGGGTGAAGCTGGAGCGCGCCTTCTTCCAGGCCGAGAACGTCAAGCATCGCCTGCAGAACCTGTTCCGCGACTTTGGCATCGCGCTCGTCTTGGTTCTGATCACCCTGCTGCCGCTGGGCCCCCGCGCCGGCGTGGTGGTGATGGTGTCGATCCCGCTCAGCCTGCTGATCGGCCTGTCGCTGCTGCAGGCGTTCGGCTTCACCCTGAACCAGTTGTCGATCGCCGGGTTCGTGCTGTCCCTGGGCCTGCTGGTCGACGACAGTATCGTCATCACCGAGAACATCGCCCGGCGTATCCGCGAGGGCGAGGAACGCACCGAGGCGGCCGTCAACGGCGCGCGCCAGATCGGTCTGGCGGTTGTGGGCTGCACAGCGACCCTGATGCTGGCCTTCCTGCCGCTGATGGCCCTGCCCGCCGGCTCGGGCGCCTATATCAAGTCGCTGCCGGTGACGGTGCTGTGCACGGTGGGCGCTTCGCTGCTGGTGTCGCTGACCATCATTCCGTTCCTGGCCAGCCGGATCCTCGACAAGCATTCCGATCCCGAGGGCAACGCTCTGCTCAGGGCGGTGAACGGCGGCATCCAACGCTTCTACCGCCCCGTCCTGCACGCCTCGCTGGCCCGCCCCTGGCTGGCCCTGGCCCTGATGCTGGCCCTGTGCGCCACCACCGTGCCGCTGGTGAAGGTGATCGGCAGCTCGCTGTTCCCGCCGGCCGAGACGCCCCAGTTCCTGATCCGCATCGAGACCCCGGACGGCGCCTCCTTGGCCCGCACCGACCAGGCGCTGCGCTTCGTCGACGCGCGTCTGGCCAAGGAGCCCGATATCCTCTGGCGCGCCAGCAATCTGGGCCGAGGCAATCCGCAGATCTTCTACAACAAGAGCCAGCGTGAGAGCTCCAACAGCTTCGCCGAGGTCTATGCCAGCCTTGAAGCCTGGAAGCCCGGCAAGAGCGAAAAGGTGCTGGACGCCCTGCGCGCCGACTTCGCCAAGTACCCCGGCGCGCGGATCACCGTGGTGGCCTTCGAAAACGGCCCGCCGATCGACGCGCCGATCGCCATCCGCATCACCGGCCAGAACCTCGACGTGCTCAAGGCCTTGGCCGCGCGGACCGAGGCGGTGCTGAAGGACACGCCCGGCGCACGCGACGTCAGCAATCCGATGCGCCTGGACCGCACGGACCTTGACCTGGGCGTCGACGAGGCCA is a genomic window containing:
- a CDS encoding DUF72 domain-containing protein, whose translation is MGKIRTGIGGWTFEPWRGTFYPDDLKQKDELKYAASKLTSLEINGTYYSTFKPNSWMKWRDETPDDFVFAVKASRFCTNRRVLSENNDSLEKFLSQGLEELGPKLGPINWQFMATKKFDPADFEGFLKLLPNEQKGVRLRHAMEVRSPTFACQQFYDLCAQYGVAIVYAVDDEAPEWPRIDQPTADFTYARLMCSREDEPTGMTSEELDGVVAQTRQWAERGDVFAYFIAGAKVRNPAAAMALIGKLEG
- a CDS encoding winged helix-turn-helix transcriptional regulator, producing MVPPTAPDTARTALVRRSSAARALNLIGDRWTLLVLYAAFMGVTRFDGFVEMTGVARSLLTDRLKRLETGGVLERRLYQERPPRSEYRLTPMGRDLYDSALMLLGWEMRWRFDPTCPSHQIVHTTCGQPLKPILCCAACGEAMKVRDITLSPGPGAGLEPAPRARHSRRASHDDVGGQALHPMLERGIEVLGDRWTAHVVAGAFYGLRRFKDFQDELKVASNILTDRLERLVARRMLEKVRYQEKPERWEYRLTQEGRDLFPLIAALMAWGDRWLSGNEGPPEILTHLCGARLEPVVRCGACDGAVDTSNTRLESSS
- a CDS encoding acetyl-CoA acetyltransferase, which codes for MVYVLGGWQSDFAANWSREGRELADAFAEAVGEGLAAVDLDPEDVDTGHVGNFAAELFAGQGHLGGMFGLVHPAFDGLPTARHEAACASGSIAILAAAAEIEAGRYDLACVVGVEQMRNVPGQKAAENLGSAAWVGHEFQDARFLWPRAFSDLADEYDRRYGLKYEHLMGIAEVNFANGKRNPNAQTRGWNFGPDAFTADEVANPVVEGRTRKQDCGQVTDGSAVVFLASEKRAQAYADKRGIALTSIPRIKGWGHRSAPLSYARKIEASRDQDYIFPQVRRAILDARARAGIAPDVSGLDAVETHDCFTATEYMAIDHLGLTAPGESWKAVENGDIAIGGKLPINPSGGLIGTGHPVGATGVRMVLDAWKQTTGQAGDYQVEGAKTVQTLNIGGSTTTTVSFVVGT
- a CDS encoding DUF1295 domain-containing protein; its protein translation is MARSAGGGDLADLVSSPSVAATRRHLPRRGEDPVPIFARIHRSLPPEPSMSLLSILAVNAAVSAVAFLALWAVSLRTKDVSFIDAWWGPSMALLAWSTLLQGQHTPHGLLLTGLCTLWAARLGLYLLWRWRKHGADRRYVAIFAHYEKTKRWNFATTSLIIVFGLQAVLSYFVALPVQLGQGSGVLGGLAYAGAALTIVGILFETIGDAQLTAFKANPDNAGKVMDKGLWRYTRHPNYFGDACVWWGLYLIAAETGLGALALPGPLLMTFLLTKWSGVPTTEGKMRKSKPGYEEYVARTSGFVPWFPKKV
- a CDS encoding dipeptide epimerase; the protein is MSIAASVRPVSHPLKAPFRISRGVKTAAEVVEVVARVDGHVGRGESVPYARYGETVESVLAQLAPALAAEDVEAACAALPPGAARNALDLALWDLRAGRTGVSVAEATGLAIPSDLVTAVTVSLDTPEAMGAAARAVADAPLIKIKLSAEDPAARLRAVAAAAPQSRFIVDPNEGWTFDILDDLKPLLADLPIALVEQPLPAGEDQALEGWDPPFTVCADESVHVGGDLAALRGRYAAVNLKLDKTGGLTEAVAMLKAARALGFQVMTGCMVASSLGVAPALHLGGASDFADLDGPWWLAVDHPGGLRVERGRITPPAPGFWGDGAEAEGLWL
- the didA gene encoding DNA damage-induced SOS-independent cell division inhibitor A, whose translation is MTDFAMTQPFAAPRRSVRFVRPGRPGGVWGAVHYAGVLLVWLVLFVVDRPLALKVMAERRADSPIPRHWGW
- a CDS encoding L-serine ammonia-lyase, producing MTASVFDLFKLGVGPSSSHTMGPMTAAVLFIGRLRDAGKLAAVARVETRLYASLALTGKGHATDRAVILGLMGFVPADLDPDAGEAALLACQASQSLKLGDEVDIAFDAARDIVWLGHERLPQHPNGLTFAAYDKAGQALAERTYFSIGGGFVRDEAEMGRNVPPDEGPAIPFPFESAADLLERAEQAGLSIAEVMAANERARMSQGEMDAGLDRIFGAMEACIDRGMRQEGVLPGGLTVKRRARQIHQTIQGRMERQMSDPLAAMDFVNLWAMAVNEENAAGGRVVTAPTNGAAGLIPAVLRFFVRFYKGTPEQIRTFLLTAAAIGALYKRNASISGAEVGCQGEVGVACSMAAAGLAAALGGTNAQIENAAEIGMEHNLGLTCDPIGGLVQIPCIERNAMGAIKAIDAARLALLGDGQHSVSLDKVIATMKRTGEDMNEIYKETSMGGLAVGLSVNRVEC